In one Leptospira mayottensis 200901116 genomic region, the following are encoded:
- a CDS encoding glycoside hydrolase family 5 protein encodes MEELFVKNGHFASKDGTIYQLRGVNLSGSAKLPSKPDGTTHFDQTLTFLNHRNVSFVGRPLEEHRASEHFDRLRKWGFNFLRFLITWEAIEHKGPGKYDTEYIDYVERMVSLASQKGFYLFIDPHQDVWSRFTGGDGAPGWTLEELGMDISKIQGSETAIVHHYQGRHYRRMSWPLNYQKYICGTMFSLFFGGKEFAPNTRIDGKNAQDFLQDRYIDSVLKIVRKLKKYKNVIGFDTLNEPSPGWIGKRNLGEFEGFGFGKVIKTSPFKEMYLSEGRTVSTEQAYMLGFWSFPWGKVRLNGGGVSLWKQGYQCVWRNHRVWDYDPNGAPMMLKPEYFYKKNGKKYEFYSDFMHPFIKKFKEAVQKTESRFHIFVESDPSRLELEWRDVPKKNYGSIVNATHWYDISVLMLKRYFPWFGVHVFKQKPVFGKENIDKAYEETIRMIREMSEKKMGNCPTVIGETGIPMDINHRVAYHKKDYGILEQALDRVMKAVEKNFVHLALWNYTPDHTHSLGDRWNEEDLSIYSEDTPTSYDEDGGRAVRAFSRPYPIRTKGLPVALSFDMEKSLFKYFFQQEGDIFPETEIFIPEIHYKNGFEVLVNAGKYHYDSRAKVLKFKGEKGIVDYGITIRPSKKSLFREQDRTKVVPNTQKRNIR; translated from the coding sequence ATGGAAGAATTATTCGTTAAAAACGGGCACTTCGCAAGTAAAGACGGAACGATTTATCAACTACGTGGAGTCAATCTTTCCGGCTCTGCGAAACTTCCCTCCAAACCCGACGGAACCACACATTTTGATCAAACTCTTACATTTTTGAATCATAGAAACGTATCTTTTGTCGGAAGACCTTTGGAAGAGCATCGAGCTTCAGAACATTTTGATAGATTGAGGAAATGGGGATTCAATTTCTTACGGTTTCTCATAACGTGGGAAGCGATTGAACATAAAGGTCCCGGAAAGTACGATACCGAATATATAGACTACGTCGAAAGAATGGTTTCGCTTGCCAGTCAAAAAGGTTTTTATCTTTTTATCGATCCGCATCAGGATGTATGGTCCCGGTTTACGGGAGGAGACGGCGCCCCCGGTTGGACTTTGGAAGAGTTAGGAATGGATATTTCCAAGATTCAAGGTTCGGAAACCGCAATCGTCCATCATTACCAAGGAAGACATTATAGAAGAATGTCCTGGCCTCTCAATTATCAAAAATACATTTGTGGGACGATGTTCTCCTTATTTTTTGGAGGAAAAGAGTTTGCGCCCAACACTAGAATTGATGGAAAGAATGCGCAAGATTTTTTACAAGATCGCTACATTGATTCCGTACTCAAAATAGTACGTAAGCTTAAAAAGTATAAAAACGTAATAGGATTTGATACCTTGAATGAACCTTCTCCCGGATGGATCGGTAAAAGGAACTTGGGAGAGTTCGAAGGGTTCGGATTTGGAAAAGTGATAAAAACTTCTCCGTTTAAGGAGATGTATCTTTCCGAAGGACGTACTGTTTCTACGGAACAAGCCTATATGCTCGGATTCTGGAGTTTTCCTTGGGGTAAAGTGCGATTGAACGGCGGGGGAGTTTCTCTTTGGAAACAGGGATATCAGTGTGTTTGGAGAAATCACAGGGTCTGGGATTACGATCCAAACGGTGCGCCGATGATGTTAAAGCCGGAATATTTTTATAAAAAGAATGGAAAAAAATACGAATTCTATTCCGATTTTATGCATCCTTTTATCAAGAAGTTCAAGGAAGCGGTACAGAAGACCGAAAGTCGTTTTCATATCTTTGTGGAAAGTGATCCTTCGAGACTAGAACTGGAATGGAGGGATGTCCCTAAGAAAAATTACGGTTCCATAGTCAATGCGACCCACTGGTACGATATATCCGTGTTGATGCTCAAACGTTATTTTCCTTGGTTCGGGGTCCACGTATTCAAACAAAAACCTGTATTCGGAAAAGAGAATATAGATAAAGCTTACGAAGAAACAATTCGAATGATCCGGGAAATGTCCGAAAAAAAAATGGGCAATTGTCCCACAGTAATCGGAGAAACCGGAATTCCCATGGATATCAATCACAGAGTTGCGTATCACAAAAAGGATTACGGAATATTGGAACAAGCTCTCGATCGAGTGATGAAGGCTGTGGAAAAGAATTTCGTTCATCTTGCATTATGGAATTATACTCCCGATCATACTCACAGTTTGGGAGACAGATGGAACGAAGAAGATTTATCGATCTATTCCGAGGACACACCTACTTCGTATGACGAAGACGGGGGCAGGGCGGTGAGGGCGTTTAGTCGTCCGTATCCGATTCGGACGAAAGGATTGCCCGTGGCTTTGTCTTTCGATATGGAAAAGTCCTTATTCAAATATTTCTTTCAACAAGAAGGAGATATATTTCCGGAAACAGAAATTTTTATCCCAGAAATACATTATAAAAATGGATTTGAAGTTTTGGTCAATGCGGGTAAATATCACTATGATTCCCGCGCCAAAGTATTAAAATTTAAGGGAGAAAAAGGAATTGTAGATTATGGAATAACTATTCGCCCCTCCAAAAAATCACTTTTCAGGGAACAAGATCGGACTAAAGTGGTCCCCAATACTCAAAAGAGGAATATTAGATGA
- a CDS encoding patatin-like phospholipase family protein → MKRALILSGGGARGAYQAGVLRYLEEIQFKPDIICGTSVGAITATAMGCGMNAAEITKLWKSIEAKKVMRYSIWNDLVDIFVKSYSPLTDTTPLKNLLYSYLDFRKLRKNPTEIIITAVNILTAELVFFRNKEIDIEHVMASSAIPMFFPWQYVDGRPHWDGGVMANTPILPVLERGATDIVVVLLSPVGGVDMGLPKTRREGLERVFELSLIGSYQTVMSNLNFEKKKKKGKKSKFTSLLSIPSATRPELKIRTIGPRTSLGFGSILNFSQVQADYLIGRGYEDARIQFGESSAP, encoded by the coding sequence ATGAAGCGTGCCCTTATTCTATCCGGAGGAGGAGCCCGAGGTGCTTATCAAGCGGGGGTTCTTCGTTATCTGGAGGAGATTCAATTCAAACCGGATATCATCTGTGGTACTTCCGTAGGAGCGATCACCGCGACCGCGATGGGTTGTGGAATGAATGCCGCCGAGATAACGAAACTTTGGAAATCCATCGAAGCCAAAAAAGTGATGCGCTATTCTATCTGGAACGATCTAGTAGACATCTTTGTAAAAAGTTATTCTCCTCTAACTGATACGACGCCTCTCAAGAACTTACTTTATTCTTATTTGGATTTTCGCAAACTTAGAAAAAACCCGACTGAAATTATCATTACCGCGGTCAACATTCTCACTGCGGAACTCGTGTTTTTTAGAAATAAAGAAATTGATATAGAACACGTTATGGCTTCTTCGGCGATCCCCATGTTCTTTCCTTGGCAATACGTGGACGGAAGACCTCATTGGGACGGAGGAGTAATGGCAAACACACCGATCCTTCCTGTTTTGGAACGGGGGGCAACTGACATTGTCGTAGTATTACTTTCTCCCGTTGGAGGAGTCGATATGGGTTTACCGAAGACAAGAAGGGAAGGTTTAGAAAGAGTGTTCGAATTGTCTCTTATTGGTTCGTATCAAACTGTGATGTCCAATTTAAACTTCGAAAAAAAAAAGAAAAAGGGAAAAAAATCCAAGTTCACTTCTCTCTTGTCCATTCCGAGCGCGACCCGGCCTGAACTAAAGATAAGAACGATCGGTCCTAGAACCTCTTTGGGATTTGGAAGTATCCTAAATTTCTCTCAAGTCCAAGCCGATTATTTGATCGGTCGAGGATACGAGGACGCAAGAATTCAATTCGGGGAATCGAGCGCCCCATAG
- a CDS encoding MFS transporter — protein sequence MSFRSAHNIHVKSETMLIFVLAAVQFTHILDFVIMMPLGTYFQESFHINPREFSLLISAYTYSAFIAGIVGVLFIDRFNRKSAAIFLYSGFIVGTTCCAVANSYFFLLIARIVSGAFGGILGSVIFAIVGDVITMDRRGRATGAIMGAFSVASVIGIPLGLKVAEYYGWNMSFAGIVFLSLPILVLMNYHLPSIPPFQFAGANPVRNFFRILTYRKYMASYMLIMFVILGGFTVIPFIAPYMERNVGIPKENIPWIYFFGGLVTFFSSRVIGIVSDKIGKHKVFYILVPLSFIPIFIMTNLGQTSLVNVLILTTVFMVIVSGRWIPALALITSATEPSDRGRFMTVISALQNLASGLGATIGGSILVTASPTSPYQNYEVAGYLAMGFNVITILLISRVKAVS from the coding sequence ATGTCTTTTCGTTCTGCCCATAACATTCACGTCAAATCCGAAACGATGCTGATCTTCGTGTTGGCTGCCGTTCAATTTACTCATATTCTTGATTTTGTAATTATGATGCCGCTGGGAACTTATTTTCAGGAATCGTTTCATATCAATCCGAGAGAATTTTCCTTGCTCATTTCCGCATATACCTACAGTGCGTTTATTGCTGGAATTGTAGGTGTACTTTTTATTGATCGTTTTAACCGGAAGTCTGCGGCAATTTTTTTGTACTCTGGTTTTATTGTGGGAACCACTTGCTGTGCGGTTGCAAATTCGTACTTTTTTCTTTTGATTGCGAGAATTGTTTCCGGTGCATTCGGAGGGATATTGGGTTCTGTCATCTTTGCGATTGTAGGGGATGTGATTACGATGGATCGCAGGGGAAGGGCGACTGGTGCGATCATGGGGGCTTTTTCCGTTGCTTCTGTGATTGGAATTCCCTTGGGACTCAAAGTGGCGGAGTATTATGGATGGAATATGTCTTTTGCCGGGATTGTCTTTTTGAGTCTTCCGATTTTGGTTTTGATGAATTATCATCTTCCGAGTATTCCTCCATTTCAATTTGCGGGAGCCAATCCGGTCCGGAATTTTTTTCGGATTCTTACATATAGGAAGTATATGGCTTCTTATATGCTTATTATGTTCGTGATTCTCGGCGGTTTTACTGTAATTCCGTTTATTGCGCCTTATATGGAAAGAAATGTGGGGATCCCTAAGGAAAACATTCCTTGGATTTATTTTTTCGGCGGACTTGTCACATTCTTTTCTTCCAGAGTGATCGGAATCGTTTCGGATAAGATCGGAAAACACAAGGTATTCTATATTCTAGTTCCCTTATCTTTTATTCCGATTTTTATCATGACCAATCTCGGACAGACTTCGCTTGTGAATGTTCTGATTCTCACGACCGTTTTTATGGTAATCGTATCGGGAAGGTGGATCCCTGCTTTGGCCTTGATAACATCTGCGACAGAACCGAGTGATCGAGGACGTTTTATGACGGTGATCTCGGCTTTGCAAAATCTCGCTTCCGGACTCGGGGCTACGATTGGAGGAAGTATTCTTGTTACCGCAAGCCCGACTTCTCCCTACCAGAACTACGAGGTGGCGGGATATCTGGCGATGGGATTTAATGTAATCACGATTCTACTGATCTCAAGGGTTAAAGCGGTTTCTTGA
- a CDS encoding acetyl-CoA hydrolase/transferase family protein produces MKDKFISANSALSWVKSDQRVFVHSVAAAPALLIDALTARANELSNVEIIHLHTEGKAPYAEPGMEGKFFTNSLFVAANTRKAVEEGRGDYIPIFLSECPSLFRNGILPLDVALIQVSPPDRHGFCSLGVSVDISKAAVETAKIVIAQVNENMPRTHGDGIIHIHRIHSFVEGNLPLHEHVSEKPSDVELKIGKNVASLVEDGATLQLGIGAIPNAVLTCLSSHKNLGIHTEMFSDGVMELVQKGIINGIYKKKHSGKIVSGFVMGTAKLYDFIDDNPEVAMLDIGYINDPHVIRQNPKVTAINSAIEVDLTGQVCADSIGTKQYSGVGGQMDFIRGASLSERGKPIIALPSITSKGESRIVSILKSGADVVTTRAHVHYIVTEYGIANLYGKNLRQRAKALIEIAHPNHREKLEKEALDRFKFF; encoded by the coding sequence ATGAAAGATAAATTTATTTCCGCAAATTCTGCCCTTTCTTGGGTCAAATCGGATCAAAGGGTTTTCGTTCATAGCGTTGCCGCCGCACCCGCGCTTCTCATCGACGCTTTGACCGCCCGCGCAAACGAACTGTCCAATGTGGAAATCATTCACCTTCACACCGAAGGAAAAGCTCCTTATGCGGAGCCAGGTATGGAAGGAAAATTCTTTACAAACTCGCTTTTTGTCGCGGCTAATACTCGTAAGGCCGTCGAGGAAGGAAGAGGCGATTATATTCCAATTTTCTTAAGTGAATGTCCTTCTCTGTTTCGAAACGGAATTCTTCCTTTAGACGTCGCACTCATACAAGTCTCTCCTCCCGACCGACACGGCTTTTGTTCTTTGGGAGTTTCGGTAGATATCAGTAAGGCCGCGGTGGAAACCGCAAAGATCGTAATCGCCCAGGTAAATGAGAACATGCCGCGGACTCACGGAGATGGGATCATCCATATCCATCGTATCCATTCCTTTGTGGAAGGAAACCTTCCTTTACACGAACACGTTTCTGAAAAACCTTCCGACGTGGAACTCAAGATCGGTAAGAACGTAGCCTCCCTGGTGGAGGACGGAGCAACTTTGCAATTGGGAATCGGCGCCATTCCCAATGCAGTCCTAACGTGTCTGTCTTCTCATAAGAATTTGGGAATCCATACTGAAATGTTTTCGGACGGCGTGATGGAACTTGTTCAAAAGGGAATCATTAACGGTATTTATAAGAAAAAACATTCCGGCAAAATAGTTTCCGGTTTTGTAATGGGAACCGCCAAATTGTACGATTTTATAGACGATAATCCGGAAGTTGCTATGCTCGACATCGGTTATATCAACGATCCTCACGTAATTCGTCAAAACCCGAAAGTAACAGCGATCAACTCCGCCATCGAAGTGGACTTAACGGGACAAGTTTGCGCGGATTCGATCGGAACCAAACAGTATTCCGGAGTCGGCGGTCAAATGGATTTTATTCGAGGAGCTTCGCTTTCCGAAAGGGGAAAACCAATCATCGCACTTCCTTCCATCACTTCCAAAGGAGAGTCAAGAATCGTTTCCATATTAAAATCGGGAGCGGACGTCGTTACAACCCGAGCACACGTTCATTACATCGTTACCGAATACGGGATTGCAAATCTTTACGGAAAAAATTTAAGACAAAGAGCAAAGGCACTGATCGAAATTGCACATCCCAATCATAGGGAAAAACTTGAAAAAGAAGCTTTAGATCGATTTAAATTTTTTTAA
- a CDS encoding TIGR04454 family lipoprotein produces the protein MKKALMISLGALTVLSLTVACPGSKYSAEECAPIVDEMLTNLTAGQKSEDAANIATMKATLVPVLQKECMSGKFDLTCLKSAKSIPAIQACKK, from the coding sequence ATGAAAAAAGCTCTCATGATTTCCCTAGGTGCTCTCACTGTTCTTTCGTTGACCGTAGCGTGTCCCGGTTCGAAATATTCGGCCGAAGAATGTGCCCCGATCGTGGACGAAATGTTGACCAATTTGACTGCGGGGCAAAAATCGGAAGATGCCGCAAACATTGCGACTATGAAAGCAACTTTAGTGCCCGTATTACAAAAAGAATGTATGTCCGGAAAATTTGATCTTACTTGTCTTAAGTCCGCAAAAAGTATTCCAGCAATTCAGGCTTGTAAAAAATAA
- a CDS encoding RNA polymerase sigma factor gives MDALYREYSGRIFDFLYKYSSGNPEVAMDLMQDTFLNFFRKYSDSDIDREQAIRLLYTIARNRSINYSRKFSTVKESGNSEMQDFQEQKLSFVRKAELKDLEERLLICLDELEEDEKYALILRFMEDYSLATIAEIMNISVSTVSRLIVKATAKVTEIAEKKNLKP, from the coding sequence ATGGATGCTCTTTATCGAGAGTACAGTGGAAGGATCTTTGATTTCCTCTATAAGTATAGTTCCGGAAATCCTGAGGTCGCGATGGATCTGATGCAAGATACGTTCCTAAATTTTTTTAGGAAATATTCGGATTCGGATATCGATCGAGAACAAGCGATTCGTTTGCTTTATACGATTGCTCGAAACAGATCCATCAATTATTCTCGGAAATTTTCCACGGTAAAAGAGAGTGGAAATTCTGAGATGCAGGACTTTCAGGAGCAAAAACTTTCTTTTGTCAGAAAGGCCGAACTTAAAGATTTAGAAGAACGGCTTTTGATTTGTTTGGATGAGCTTGAAGAGGACGAGAAATATGCTTTGATTCTTCGGTTTATGGAAGATTACAGTCTGGCGACTATTGCGGAGATTATGAACATATCGGTTTCTACCGTTTCTCGTTTAATTGTCAAAGCAACCGCAAAAGTGACCGAAATCGCAGAGAAAAAGAATTTAAAGCCCTGA
- a CDS encoding UDP-2,3-diacylglucosamine diphosphatase: protein MKFEKNKIYEGIFLSDVHYLLNKKIKSHKHKELFQFLDYLKKKNVRFKNIYLVGDIIENWFFSAARKLKKSKKKFNKLFDRLDSLSALNGNKIYIVGNHDSTSYLMNLPPKIERYLREKNWKICKKIENETLIVVHGHQGQYNRFTWIGSIFILRFLHAIALFLPNLFRFSEAFYQKHLNRQDPTTTEEILKYYERLSRITHQSDRVLISGHTHDFLCIPHLKIINTGDWVKSNSFVLQDDFRFIGAKMNKRGEFSKEFIYKHQ from the coding sequence ATGAAATTCGAGAAAAATAAAATCTATGAAGGAATTTTTCTTTCGGACGTCCATTACCTTCTGAATAAGAAGATAAAATCCCACAAACACAAGGAACTATTCCAGTTTTTGGATTATCTAAAAAAGAAAAACGTTCGTTTTAAGAATATTTATCTCGTGGGAGATATCATAGAAAATTGGTTTTTCAGCGCCGCACGCAAACTCAAAAAAAGTAAGAAAAAATTCAACAAACTCTTCGATAGATTAGATTCCTTATCCGCGTTAAACGGAAACAAAATCTACATCGTGGGAAATCACGATTCAACTTCCTATCTCATGAACCTCCCTCCCAAAATCGAAAGATATCTTCGGGAAAAAAATTGGAAGATTTGTAAAAAAATCGAAAACGAAACGTTGATCGTGGTTCACGGACACCAGGGACAATACAATCGTTTCACTTGGATAGGTTCGATTTTTATATTACGTTTTCTACATGCGATTGCCTTATTCCTTCCAAATCTGTTCCGTTTTTCGGAAGCCTTTTACCAAAAACATTTAAACCGACAAGACCCCACCACTACGGAAGAAATTCTTAAATACTACGAACGTCTTTCCAGAATCACACATCAAAGCGACAGAGTTCTTATTTCCGGGCATACACACGATTTTCTTTGCATTCCTCATTTAAAAATTATCAATACGGGTGACTGGGTAAAGAGCAATAGTTTCGTACTACAAGACGACTTCCGTTTTATCGGAGCCAAAATGAATAAACGTGGAGAATTCTCGAAAGAATTTATCTACAAACACCAATAA
- a CDS encoding FMN-binding glutamate synthase family protein has protein sequence MQIPDYSTILQFISENPWSSSFYAIGTYTIIAFLHDIFQRRHAIKHNFPLVGRLRYLFEMIGPELRQYWVANDKEEMPFSRAERSWVYATAKKQNNNFGFGTTELLYEAGYPIIKHSAFPFPESKVKHLKNDTSMIPCLKVIGEFHNRKKPFRPPSVVNISAMSYGSLGKNAVSALNKGAMMAHCYQNTGEGGISPYHKLGGDIVWQIGTGYFGTRDEKGNFSLDLFGQKIQENPQVRMIEIKLSQGAKPGKGGILPGKKVTQQIASIRGVPLGRDCVSPNAHSEFGTVNELIDFIERLHSASGLPVGIKSAIGEIHFWNELAERMKQTGKGPDFITIDGGEGGTGAAPLAFADHVSLPFKVGFARVYQVFQKEKLSERMAWVGSGKLGFPDRAIVAFAMGCDLINIAREAMMSIGCIQAQRCHTDHCPTGVATQNRWLQAGLDIELKAERNANYIKGLRREVLSVTHAAGYEHPLQFRGSDIEISAGLNIFKPLETILGYERDYVHFTKMLDYTDHTYLEEYMQGKSSE, from the coding sequence ATGCAAATTCCCGACTATTCTACTATCTTGCAGTTTATTTCGGAAAATCCTTGGTCTTCTTCGTTTTATGCGATCGGAACTTACACTATCATAGCGTTTCTGCACGACATCTTTCAGCGAAGACACGCGATCAAACATAACTTCCCTCTTGTAGGAAGACTCCGTTACCTTTTTGAAATGATCGGTCCTGAACTACGTCAGTACTGGGTTGCTAATGATAAAGAGGAGATGCCTTTTAGTAGAGCAGAACGTTCTTGGGTTTACGCGACCGCAAAAAAACAAAATAACAACTTCGGTTTCGGAACCACTGAACTTTTGTACGAAGCCGGTTATCCGATCATCAAACACAGCGCATTTCCATTTCCCGAATCCAAAGTAAAACATCTCAAAAACGATACTTCCATGATTCCCTGCCTCAAGGTCATCGGAGAATTTCATAATCGTAAAAAACCGTTTCGTCCTCCTTCCGTGGTGAACATTTCCGCGATGTCGTACGGATCTCTCGGTAAAAACGCGGTCTCCGCTCTCAACAAGGGAGCGATGATGGCACACTGTTATCAAAATACGGGGGAAGGTGGAATCAGCCCCTATCACAAGTTAGGTGGCGATATCGTTTGGCAGATCGGAACCGGATATTTTGGGACAAGAGACGAAAAAGGAAATTTCTCCCTGGATTTGTTCGGTCAAAAAATTCAAGAAAATCCTCAAGTAAGGATGATAGAAATCAAACTTTCCCAAGGCGCCAAACCCGGCAAGGGAGGAATTCTTCCCGGAAAAAAAGTGACCCAACAGATCGCGAGCATCAGGGGAGTTCCCTTAGGACGAGATTGTGTTTCACCTAACGCACATTCCGAATTCGGAACCGTAAACGAACTGATCGACTTTATCGAAAGACTTCACTCCGCGAGCGGACTTCCGGTCGGGATCAAAAGTGCAATTGGCGAAATTCATTTTTGGAACGAACTCGCGGAAAGAATGAAACAAACCGGCAAGGGTCCGGACTTTATCACGATCGACGGAGGAGAAGGTGGAACAGGAGCGGCTCCGTTAGCCTTTGCAGATCACGTTTCTCTTCCTTTCAAGGTCGGGTTTGCGAGAGTTTATCAAGTCTTTCAGAAAGAAAAACTCTCCGAAAGAATGGCTTGGGTCGGAAGTGGTAAATTAGGATTTCCTGATAGAGCTATCGTAGCGTTCGCGATGGGTTGTGACCTCATCAACATAGCCAGGGAAGCAATGATGTCCATCGGTTGTATCCAAGCCCAACGTTGCCATACAGATCACTGCCCCACGGGAGTCGCGACTCAAAACCGTTGGTTACAAGCCGGTCTCGATATAGAACTCAAAGCGGAACGGAACGCGAACTATATCAAAGGACTTCGAAGGGAAGTTCTTTCGGTTACACACGCTGCCGGATACGAACACCCGCTTCAATTCAGAGGAAGCGACATTGAAATCAGCGCGGGGTTGAATATTTTTAAACCACTTGAAACGATTTTAGGCTATGAAAGGGATTATGTTCATTTTACGAAAATGTTGGATTATACTGATCATACTTACTTGGAAGAATATATGCAGGGAAAGTCTTCCGAATGA